The following is a genomic window from Colletotrichum lupini chromosome 5, complete sequence.
TGCAGAGACCGAGTTAAGAAACAGCACCCAAATAAAAGGCAGCTGGTTCTCGCCTACAGTCATTGTTACCGAGAAACCGAGGTTAAGAAGCCGTGAACCACGCAGGCCGAAAAATCCCCATTTTGTGATCCATCCCATACTAGTTGTAGTGCACAAGAACTTCATGAGACGCAAATTTTGGGATATCCGCCGTAATCGATCGAACTAGGAAAGAGGAAAGGGATGATCCGTCAGTCGCCATCAAACCGGGCGTATTGACGACTCCGGAAGAGAGCGTTAAGAAATTAGCGAGAGCCTAGACACGTTAGCGTTGAGACCACAGCGAATTCACTGGGTTGGGATTTCCAACCTCCATAGGCCTCACGACCCTCGGAGCGGGCAGGGGCGTCAGCGTAAGCCGCACCTCCGGCGGGAGCATCGCGAGGAGGACGGTCACGGCTGCTGCTGTAGGTATCATCACCACCGCGCTCGCGTCTCTCGTAGCCGGCAGCACCACCGCCGCGGCGGTCATCGCCACCACGAGCATAGCGGTCGCCACGGTCCTCACGtccgccaccgccgccgccgtagcGATCGACACGGCCACTGCTGCTGTAAGTATCGTCACCACCACGCTCGCGTCTCTCGTAGCCGCCGGAGCCACCAGCGCCGCCCCGATCCTCACGGTAGCTGCGGTCGTAGCCACGGTCCTCACGGTAGCCACGGTCGTAGCCACCGCCACCGCCGCGGTCTTCGTAGCCTCCACGGCGCTCGTATCCGCGGTAGCGGTAGGGGTCATCACGGCCACCTCCGTAGCCACCACCTCCATAGCCGCCACCGCCGTAACCTCCGCGACGACGGTCGTCGTAACGGTCGTTGAATCGGCCTCCACGGCCACCTCCGCCGCCACCGCCCTCTGTTGAACGTCGCATTAGTGACTCCTCCTAAAGTGATCGTGTTGACAGAGCAGATGCTTACCACGCTTGGGGGGGCCGAAGTATTTGCCAGGGGTGGGAGTGCGAGGGCGAGCACGACGAGCCTTCTCGATGCTCAAGGTGCGTCCCTCAATCTGCTCTCCCTGCAGACCCTCCTTAGCGGCGTCGGCCTGGTCAGAAGTGACCATCTTGACGAAGCCAAATCCACGAGACTCCTTGGTGTGGGGGTCGCGCATGATCTGGCACTTCTCAACATCACCGTACTTCTCGAACATGCGAGTGACCTCCTGCTCGGTCAAACGGGGGTGGATGCCAGTGACGAAGAGGTTGGAGCCAGGGTTGATAGCGCCGTCGTCGTCACGGTCGCCACCGCGGGAGCCAGTCTCATCCTTGGCGCCACTGGAAAGGAAAACAGTACGTGTCAGCAATCGAACATTGTTTGGACAAAAGCGGATTCATCGAAATTTTGTGTTTGCTTACCGGTCGCGGTCGCGGTCACCGTTGCCAGAGGGCGAAGCAGAGCGACGACGTCCAGAGTCTCCGTCATCACGCGCAGGGCGAGGGGAGGCGCTGCGGTTGTCGCGCTCGTAACGAGGAGCCTCGTCTGTGTCGCGTTTGTCTGTCAGCGCCTCGTCGTGCTTTGGGGGGCGGTCTGTATCGAGAAAGAACGAACCATCGTAGCGGTCGCCGTTGGCGGCCTCGTAATCCATAGCGGTGGAAGCCATAATGATCTAGTGAACAAACGAGTTGTTGTTCGTTGACAGTGTTTGATGTTGGTTGTGGGTAGAATTGGCCAACGACGCGAAAGCCGGTGACGCAGACTCTTCTGTTGCGGCGATTGGTCAGAAGGGAGGATGCGAAGCGGATCGGACCCAACAAGAAGGGGAACCTTGGGGAAGTAAGGAAGGGGATGCGTACGtgggagagagaaaaaagagaCTGGACGAAGATAGGAAATTTTTTGGTACAATCGTCGATGTAGTAATTATACGACGAAAGACATCAATTGAGGAAGCGACGAGGCCTTGAGATGCCGATTGTGGGAGGGAGGGAAAGGTGAAGAAAGCGAGGTGAAGGAAGGGACGTTTGTGGTCGAGGCGCAGAGAGAGGTAGAGAGGGAGAGAAAGACGGTCCACGGGGTCAATGGGTGAGGTGTGCGTGTGTCGGGTGTATGGGCGCGCCTGCCTTGCCTGTCTTTGCAGCTAGGTAGTCAAAGCACTAAGCATTGCCTGTCCTACCTAAAGGTACTTACCTTAAGACCGTGATACCACTTTTCacagcagcagcggcaggTACACCCCAGGTCCGGTGAatgtacctaccttacctagctTGTGACGGAAGTGGAAGGCGCAGGGTTGGTGCAGCCAGCACCTGAATGGTCAGCTTTCTGGGCGAATTCAAGACTGGAACATGAGCAAGGCGGACAAAATGCAGCTTTTGCAGCAGGCTACCAACGTTATGCAACCTATGTATGGTACTCTCAATGGCTCGACCATCTCTTCGCTGTTGGTGAGAAGGCAGGGCGAACGAAGGAATGGGCCAGAAGGAAAACGCACCCAATGCCTACTGCTGGACACCAGGATGGTGGGTGGTGATGGGTGGTGGGATACCTACATACAAGCAAGGCACGCACCTTTACCATCCGTGAATCGATTCCATGAGTTGATTGATTGATTGACTACCTGCCTGCCAGTGCCTGTGCTGGGGCAGGAATTGTGGATGTTCGGTGACAGGCACTTCCTGGACCGTGGGTGAGCACCAGCAGCAAGGGAAAAAACACAGCCAGTTGACTGCAATAGGTACGGTTACATCTCCCTGTCGCCAGTTGGCCAAAGCGCGGACCTTTTCTGAATTTTCAATCCAATGAGACTTCCCGCGCGAGCGATGACCATACCGACCCCATGCACAATGGGCATTCCTTGAATTGGATATTGACATGCATGTTACTTTATCACATTCAGATTTTCCGGGCCCATGGTCTGGTATTTTCTTTCATCGAGAAGCTATATTTGGCCAAGAAAGTTAATACTTGACTGCCGTGCTGTTTACCAAACTACCTCGCTACACTGCAGGTCCCTCGCCTAGCTGAGGTCCAAAAGTTTCAATATGGGGATAGGTGCCAATGAACAATATCTTGAATCCACAAAGGGGCATTTTGCCATGGCCACAACATGAGAGGGAGGTCCAGAGACTCTCAAACATTCTGAATCAAAGAACAAAGACAAGACAATCCCCTGACCGGCGCAACGTAGTGTCTGTCGTCTATTCGAAAATATTTTTCATCTCGACTGCAATGACGGAGCATGTTGCAGCATGTCGAATAATCGAGACTTGGGTAGATGCGTTTAGTCGTCAGTATACAGTATACTACGACTATGATGGTACGACCACCTTGCTAGATAGTCTTGATCGATAGTCTTGATCAAATGCCATGTTGAAATATGGAGAACGGCATCTAGAGCATTCATGCCAAAAGGCTCACGTCTTACAGATCCTCCATGACTACCTGCTGCTCTGCGCCCAGAACACCTCCGCTCACCATCTCAGCCTCCAGCGCCTTTCCGACATTCACCTCCGCAAACGATGCAGGCTCGTCCAAGAAGCTCAGTCCCTCGACAGCCTTGCCCCCGCAAGCTCTCTCCAGTGCCAGAAAGGCGAAATGGCCTCCAACGACCGGTCTAGCCATGAAGTGAGGGCCGGGCCAGCCACCAGTTCCTTCTGTTTCGTAGAGATCGGTGAAGGGTCGGTCTTTTGTCACATCATGGTCAGCAAACAACATGTCGTCCAAGGTAGGAAAAAGTGACAGGTTCAAGTCTCCGACTTACCTGTTGTGGTCTCATTGACCCATGTCGCGACGCTCTGGAGAATCTCCATCCGGGTCTTCTTGCTCGACACCGCAGCGGCGAAGAACTGCCAGTCACTCTTCGTGTAGAGGTGGCGACTGTCGAGCGGGAGCCCGTAGTGCTGCAATACGGCATGGTACCAGTTGCTCTGCATACTGTACACCTTATCCGGAACAAACGTCGCCTGCTTCTCGACGCCAATGGCCTTTTGGATCCACTGCGTCACTCGTCCTCCGAGGGTCGACTTCTTCTCCTCGGGCAAGTGGAAGCAGAGCAGCGAGTCCGCAAAGAGATTATAGATGGTCGTCCAAGAACCGTACCAGGTGTACGCCAGCTTGGCATGGGTGCCGTCTCTGGAGATGCCAAAGCCTTGCCACTGGTCAATATAGTCGGCTGCAATGTCCGCGTAGTACTTTGAATCGTCCGTCTTGCCAAGAATATTGGAGATCTCGGCCATCGCCTTGATTCCAATGATACCCTTGAGGGCCAGGTTCGTCTGGTTCGATAGCCATCCAGCAAAGTCGTCCGTGCAGAGTTGGTTGGCCGGGATCAGTGATTCGCGAACGAGATAACCCGTCCACTTCGTCCACAACTCGTAGGATCTGGACGCCCATTTCTCGGCCTCCTTTGTGCCCCTCATAGCAGCGACCTCCGAGCGACGGTCGATGCCAAAGGAGTCCATGGAAAGTCCCCATGGGCGAGCACTGCTGGTCTCTGCCTCGAGAGAGACATGCGAGTGTGCATGTTCGTTGATAGTTTGCAGGAACGCTGGCTGCGTGTCGTACTTGAAGGCGTTGACAAGTGCCAGTGCCATGATGAGCATGTTTCCGCACTCCTCAACAGGCATGTACTCATCATTCCCGTCAGGGTGTCCAGTCGCATTCGGGAAATGAGCACCCAGGTCATGCATGCTGTAATCATTCGGATACTGTCCGCTAAGCTGATGTTCAAGCAGAGGCTCCAACAGGTATGCCAGCCAACGAGGGTTCGTGTACAGGAAGAACGGGAACGCAGGGAAGATCACATCGACGGTCTGGAAGTTTCCGTTGGAAGAGATCTCCTTGAGGAAGAGGATCGGGTCATCGGGGGTTCCAGAAAATTGTGTTGCGCCGAGGACCTGGCGAGCTGACAGGGCGGCAATGTCCTGGTAATCTGATGACCCAGAAGCAAACGCATCAATGGCAAGCTGATTCGAGTAGTTCCCAGCCAGTAGGCTAGCCGCCGAAAAATCATCGTAGTGGTACTGGATCAGCTCGGCCGGGGTGGCAAAGTAAAAGGACCACAACGGGCGCATCTGCGTCAGTCCTCTTGCAGCGGCGAACTGGACCACGGGGTCTTGGACAAGAGCAAACGTGAATAGTACACTATCATCAGACGTCGACTCGCTGCCCGTCTTGCCACTCAGGTGAAAGGTCTTGGAGAAAGCAAAGACGGGTTCCTCGTCCATGATCTTCCTGTACGAGGTATCGATCTCGTTCGTCAGAGAGCCCTTCGTCGCAAACTGTTGGCGAAGCTTCGCGGACGTGCCGGCTTGGTGGTAGACGTCGGCGGGGCCGGTAAAGTGCAGAGTACCCCATTCCGCGTGGTCGGCGAACTCGGTGAGCAGTTGCGGATACTGTCTACCAACTTGCCAGGTCTTTAGAGCAGCAGCGCTCTGCTTGTTCGAGGCCTTTGCCTTGCTCAGTTCCCAGACTATGCTGTTGTCCCTGTTGCCGCTGACCCACTCGCCATTGACATCGGTGTAGATGTTGATGTCGAAAGACCCTTCGGCGTGGACAGTCAGATACGCAGCAGGGATCGATTGTCGGAAGGTCGAGGTGGGCGTAATGGGCGAGAGAAAGGAGAGCACAACCTTGACCGGCGCGGCAGATCCGGGTGGAGGGGGGATCGAGTAGGTCAAGTTCGTCGTCGAGGCGTCAAAGGTTGCGCCTAGGTAGGACGGGACAGCTACGTTGTAGTATCTGAAGGCATGTCAATTTACAATCACGAAGATAGGTAGCAGCCGAACCCACTTGGAAGATGGGGGCAATGAATCCTGGGGCCGTCCCAGCAATGGGTAAATGGTATTGGAGTCGGGCACCGAGGCCATTACCGAGAACCCGACCTGATGGGATTATCCCCAGTTAGCCAGACCACGCGCCTGGAGTGGACGGCAAGTCAAGAGAGCTTACGCTAGAGCCGGTCCAGAAGTAGGGCCAATGTTCCCACGGCGCATCGCGAGCATTGCCGAGCCAGGTACTCAGGTACGGGTTGCGAACAATTAGAGGAAGTACAGGAGGAGTCAATGTGGAAGCGCTGGCCGTCGCGGCGACCACTAGTAACGAGGATAAACGCATGATGGAATGAGCTTCCCGAGAACCAGCTCCGAGAACAAACGGATTCTTGGCGGGGTCAAGCAGTAGAGGAGGATGCGGTCAAGGAAGGCAGCGAGAGTACCAAAGTGAAGTAGGCAGGAAAGGTTGCGCCTCCTTGCGATGCAGGCTGTGAACTTCGCAAAGAGGGAGGATGGCGAC
Proteins encoded in this region:
- a CDS encoding transformer-SR ribonucleoprotein produces the protein MDYEAANGDRYDGSFFLDTDRPPKHDEALTDKRDTDEAPRYERDNRSASPRPARDDGDSGRRRSASPSGNGDRDRDRGAKDETGSRGGDRDDDGAINPGSNLFVTGIHPRLTEQEVTRMFEKYGDVEKCQIMRDPHTKESRGFGFVKMVTSDQADAAKEGLQGEQIEGRTLSIEKARRARPRTPTPGKYFGPPKRAVTVLLAMLPPEVRLTLTPLPAPRVVRPMEVGNPNPVNSLWSQR